The Geotalea uraniireducens Rf4 genome window below encodes:
- the recO gene encoding DNA repair protein RecO — protein sequence MQNIQCEAIVLGVMDYGEADKIVTLFTLEHGKLKGLARSAKKSRKRFGGALEPFARLRLHLAMKVGLSTLNGADIVTIFPHIRQDLVKIGHAAYACELVERLVPEAEQNHRLFRLLAAYLDHLDQFQHDPSDRRFFEANLLKVVGYQPALSRCAACDADLAGALVLRWSPSSAGVLCGRCGKTGRPIASQTVALLNRAMDTGRFGLIRFSPTELEEAGELLNAAISCHLSRPLKSLAFLREIGV from the coding sequence ATGCAGAACATACAGTGCGAAGCCATTGTTCTCGGCGTCATGGACTACGGCGAGGCGGACAAGATCGTTACCCTCTTCACCCTGGAGCACGGCAAACTCAAGGGGCTGGCCCGCAGCGCGAAAAAGAGCCGCAAACGGTTCGGCGGAGCCCTTGAACCTTTTGCCCGCCTGCGCCTGCACCTTGCCATGAAAGTGGGACTCTCAACCCTGAACGGGGCGGATATCGTCACCATCTTTCCCCACATCCGCCAGGACCTTGTCAAGATCGGCCACGCCGCCTATGCCTGTGAGCTGGTGGAACGCCTCGTTCCCGAGGCAGAGCAGAACCACCGCCTGTTCCGGCTCCTCGCCGCTTACCTGGATCATCTCGACCAATTCCAGCACGACCCATCGGACCGACGCTTTTTCGAAGCGAACCTGCTGAAGGTCGTCGGCTATCAACCCGCCTTGAGTCGTTGCGCCGCCTGCGATGCCGACCTTGCCGGCGCCTTGGTGCTCCGCTGGTCGCCTTCCTCTGCCGGTGTCCTCTGCGGGAGATGCGGAAAAACGGGAAGACCGATTGCATCACAAACAGTGGCGCTCCTGAACCGGGCCATGGATACCGGACGATTCGGCCTGATCCGCTTTTCCCCCACGGAACTGGAAGAGGCGGGAGAACTGCTGAACGCCGCCATCTCCTGCCATCTAAGCCGTCCTCTCAAGTCCCTCGCCTTTTTGCGGGAAATCGGGGTCTGA
- a CDS encoding dihydrofolate reductase: MVISLIAAMAENRVIGRNNAIPWDIPADRKRFRALTLGHPVIMGRKTFESLAGPLPGRKNIIITRQMDYRAEGCFIAHDLASALAMAGETDEIFICGGGEIYRQALPIADRIYLTIIHSRFDGDTRFPEIPERFVEVGRETVENAIPYSFVLYDKRPSSASPA, from the coding sequence ATGGTTATATCCCTCATCGCCGCCATGGCTGAAAACAGGGTGATCGGCCGAAACAACGCCATCCCCTGGGACATCCCGGCAGACCGGAAACGGTTCAGGGCACTCACCCTCGGCCACCCGGTGATCATGGGGCGAAAGACCTTTGAGAGCCTGGCCGGACCACTTCCGGGGAGAAAGAACATCATCATCACCAGGCAGATGGATTACCGGGCGGAAGGATGCTTCATCGCCCACGATCTTGCTTCGGCCCTGGCAATGGCGGGAGAAACCGATGAGATCTTCATCTGCGGCGGAGGTGAAATTTACCGCCAGGCGCTCCCCATTGCCGACAGAATATATCTGACCATCATCCACAGTCGGTTTGACGGGGACACCCGTTTCCCCGAAATACCGGAACGGTTCGTCGAGGTTGGGCGGGAGACGGTGGAGAATGCTATCCCGTACAGCTTTGTCCTCTATGACAAAAGGCCGTCATCCGCATCGCCGGCCTGA
- the dnaB gene encoding replicative DNA helicase, translated as MSSSDLRKLPPQSIEAEMSILGGILVDNEAINRALEIITPDDMYRETHRKIMRAMIELNTRNEPCDLITLTSILKKKGELEEVGGGAYLATLVDYVPMAANIVYYCKIVKEKGITRKLISAATEIVSQGFEDQVDVEELLDNAQKVIFEISENKLRPAFYPVGAILKDTIKNIELLYEKKEHVTGVPTGFIDLDEMTAGFQGGDLIIVAGRPSMGKTAFALNIGQNAAIHAGKPYPVAIFSLEMSKESLVTRLLCSEARIDASRLRTGHLIESDWEKLARGAGKLHEAKIFIDDTPAISVLEMRAKCRRMKAEHDIGMIIVDYLQLMRGGANPESRQQEISEISRSLKALAKELNVPVVALSQLNRGLESRTDKRPMMSDLRESGAIEQDADVIMFVYRAEVYDKENEELKGKAEIIIGKQRNGPIGIVDLVFRGEHTRFENLSKRDDH; from the coding sequence ATGTCATCATCGGATTTAAGAAAACTGCCACCCCAGAGCATCGAAGCGGAAATGTCGATCCTCGGCGGCATCCTCGTGGATAACGAGGCGATCAACCGGGCACTGGAGATCATCACCCCGGACGATATGTACCGGGAGACGCACCGTAAGATCATGAGGGCCATGATCGAGCTCAACACCCGCAATGAGCCGTGTGACCTCATCACCCTCACCTCGATCCTCAAGAAAAAGGGGGAACTGGAAGAGGTAGGAGGCGGAGCCTATCTGGCGACCCTGGTCGATTATGTCCCGATGGCCGCCAACATCGTCTATTACTGCAAGATCGTCAAGGAAAAGGGGATTACCCGCAAGCTGATCAGCGCCGCCACCGAGATCGTCAGCCAGGGCTTCGAAGACCAGGTGGACGTGGAGGAGCTGCTCGACAACGCCCAGAAGGTGATCTTCGAGATATCGGAAAACAAGCTGCGCCCCGCATTCTACCCGGTCGGCGCCATCCTCAAGGACACCATAAAGAACATCGAGCTGCTCTATGAGAAGAAGGAGCATGTCACCGGCGTGCCGACCGGCTTCATCGATCTCGACGAAATGACCGCCGGTTTCCAGGGAGGCGACCTGATCATCGTCGCCGGACGGCCATCCATGGGGAAAACCGCTTTCGCCCTCAACATCGGCCAGAACGCCGCCATTCATGCCGGCAAACCGTACCCCGTCGCCATCTTCTCCCTGGAGATGAGCAAGGAGTCGCTGGTGACCCGTCTCCTCTGTTCCGAAGCAAGGATTGACGCCAGCCGGCTCCGCACCGGACATCTCATCGAATCTGACTGGGAAAAGCTGGCCCGTGGCGCAGGCAAACTGCATGAGGCGAAGATTTTCATCGACGACACCCCGGCCATCTCGGTACTGGAGATGCGCGCCAAATGCCGGCGCATGAAGGCCGAGCACGATATAGGCATGATCATCGTCGACTACCTCCAGCTCATGCGGGGGGGAGCCAACCCGGAATCACGCCAACAGGAAATTTCCGAGATCTCGCGCTCGCTCAAGGCCCTGGCCAAGGAGCTCAATGTGCCGGTGGTCGCACTTTCCCAGCTGAACCGAGGCTTGGAAAGCCGTACCGACAAGCGGCCGATGATGAGCGACCTCCGCGAATCGGGAGCCATTGAGCAGGACGCGGACGTCATCATGTTCGTCTATCGCGCCGAGGTTTACGACAAGGAAAACGAAGAACTGAAGGGTAAGGCGGAGATCATCATCGGCAAGCAGAGGAACGGCCCGATAGGCATCGTCGACCTGGTCTTCCGCGGCGAACACACGCGATTCGAGAACCTGAGCAAAAGGGACGATCA
- a CDS encoding protoporphyrinogen/coproporphyrinogen oxidase, which yields MPNHYDTIIIGAGISGLSLAHYCAGAGQKTLVIEKSGRTGGCFHSHRFDGDAAGFWLELGAHTCYNSYGNLIGIMEEDGLLDRLVKREKVSFRMLVDGRIRSIPSQLNFPELLLSVPRLFTLKKNGESVASYYSRIVGRGNYERVFAPAFNAVLSQKAGEFPAGMLFNKRPRRKDIMKSFTLVNGLQTITDALSCEPGIEVVTGTTVPALDFSDGTYQIKTESGQSYETKNLCLAVPPPAAASLLSGLLPDISALLGQIKVETIETVGVAVKREKIQLAPLAGIIAPNDIFYSAVSRDTVPHANYRGFSFHFKGGVASLDEKLKRISEVLKIGQQELTQFVVRESRLPSPVVGHEKLTAAIDRLTDRKALFLTGNYFLGLAIEDCISRSRAEFMRLSGRN from the coding sequence ATGCCAAACCACTACGACACGATCATCATCGGCGCAGGCATCAGCGGCCTGAGCCTGGCCCACTACTGCGCCGGGGCAGGACAAAAAACATTGGTCATCGAAAAGAGCGGGCGGACCGGCGGCTGTTTCCACTCCCATCGCTTCGATGGGGATGCTGCCGGCTTCTGGCTGGAGTTGGGCGCCCACACCTGTTATAACTCCTACGGGAACCTCATCGGCATCATGGAGGAAGACGGGCTCCTGGACCGTCTCGTGAAAAGGGAAAAAGTCTCTTTCAGGATGCTGGTGGATGGACGGATTCGTTCCATCCCCTCTCAACTCAATTTTCCGGAGCTGCTCCTGTCAGTCCCCCGACTTTTCACCCTGAAAAAAAACGGAGAGAGCGTCGCCTCCTACTACTCCCGGATCGTTGGCCGGGGCAACTACGAGCGGGTGTTCGCGCCGGCTTTTAATGCGGTTCTTTCTCAAAAGGCCGGCGAGTTCCCGGCCGGGATGCTCTTCAACAAGCGGCCGCGCCGCAAGGACATCATGAAGAGCTTTACCCTCGTCAACGGCCTCCAGACGATCACCGATGCGCTCAGCTGCGAGCCCGGCATAGAGGTGGTGACCGGGACGACGGTGCCCGCCTTAGATTTCTCCGACGGCACCTACCAGATCAAAACGGAGAGCGGCCAAAGCTACGAGACAAAAAACCTTTGCCTGGCTGTTCCGCCGCCTGCTGCGGCCTCGCTGCTGAGCGGGTTGTTGCCCGATATTTCCGCGCTCCTCGGACAAATAAAGGTTGAGACCATCGAAACGGTCGGTGTGGCAGTGAAAAGGGAAAAGATTCAGCTTGCCCCTCTGGCCGGGATTATCGCACCGAACGACATCTTTTATTCCGCGGTATCACGGGACACCGTTCCCCATGCAAACTACCGGGGATTCAGCTTCCATTTCAAGGGAGGAGTGGCGAGCCTCGATGAAAAGCTGAAGCGGATCTCCGAAGTTCTGAAGATCGGGCAGCAGGAACTGACGCAATTTGTCGTCAGGGAAAGCCGGCTTCCATCACCGGTGGTCGGCCACGAGAAACTGACCGCCGCAATCGACCGGCTGACCGATAGGAAGGCCCTCTTCTTGACCGGCAATTACTTCCTCGGCCTGGCCATCGAAGACTGCATTTCCCGGTCACGCGCGGAATTCATGCGGCTTTCGGGCAGGAACTGA
- a CDS encoding porin — protein MKKTFVIWAAMTILCSMAAKARAATVEELQAQVDDLSSQVKAIKSATADKPATDGKAGDGFLKKVWDKTRFGGYGELDYIFTKENGNGKGGNTFDPHRIVLYVNSELTDWVTLNTELEWEHGGVKDELNDEGELSGEVRVEQAFLEFKLARPFNIKTGIMLAPVGAINLYHEPTNFNSSERPQLDRFLIPSTWSEMGAGIYGSLGDKVDYQLLVMNGLDGSKFSAKNGIRGGVQNFNVDINRNKAVTGRLEIRPITNLYTNFSFYTGNSAKVGTAYTTVAAFDGKYSVGDFDLAGEYVHVYQDDPKALGVNDIGHNMSGYWVEGAYHVMPNGLKKGKLTDADALVFARYSEFDTQQGAIADPGTASGRFERNYTTFGLVFKPTTTVAIKADYQIYDDHRKIGEKPLDNDKFQITLGFVY, from the coding sequence ATGAAAAAGACTTTTGTTATTTGGGCGGCAATGACGATCCTCTGTTCCATGGCGGCAAAGGCGCGCGCAGCAACTGTTGAAGAGCTGCAGGCGCAGGTGGACGATTTGAGCAGCCAGGTCAAGGCGATCAAGTCGGCAACGGCGGATAAACCCGCGACGGACGGGAAAGCAGGCGATGGTTTTTTGAAAAAAGTCTGGGATAAAACCCGCTTTGGCGGCTATGGAGAGCTTGACTATATTTTTACGAAGGAAAACGGCAACGGCAAGGGGGGCAACACCTTTGATCCGCACCGCATCGTCCTGTATGTCAACTCGGAATTGACAGACTGGGTAACGCTGAACACCGAACTGGAATGGGAACACGGCGGGGTGAAGGACGAATTGAACGACGAAGGGGAGCTTTCCGGCGAGGTGAGAGTTGAACAGGCATTCCTTGAGTTCAAGTTGGCGCGACCATTCAACATCAAGACCGGGATTATGCTGGCGCCGGTCGGCGCCATCAATCTGTATCATGAACCGACCAATTTCAATTCCAGCGAGCGGCCGCAACTGGACCGTTTTCTCATCCCCTCCACCTGGTCTGAAATGGGTGCAGGCATTTACGGCTCTCTGGGAGACAAGGTCGATTACCAGCTGCTGGTGATGAACGGTCTGGACGGCAGTAAATTTTCCGCCAAAAACGGCATCAGGGGAGGGGTACAGAATTTCAACGTAGACATCAACAGGAACAAGGCCGTAACCGGCCGTCTGGAAATACGTCCCATAACCAATCTCTACACCAATTTTTCCTTTTATACGGGCAATTCCGCCAAGGTCGGCACGGCGTATACCACCGTTGCCGCTTTCGACGGGAAATACAGCGTCGGCGACTTTGACCTCGCCGGAGAATACGTGCATGTTTACCAGGATGACCCGAAAGCGCTCGGTGTCAACGATATCGGCCACAACATGTCAGGCTACTGGGTGGAAGGGGCCTATCACGTTATGCCGAACGGGTTGAAGAAAGGTAAGTTGACAGATGCCGATGCACTGGTGTTTGCCCGTTATTCGGAATTCGACACCCAGCAGGGCGCCATTGCCGATCCGGGCACAGCCAGCGGCAGGTTCGAGCGCAACTACACCACCTTTGGCCTGGTCTTCAAGCCGACCACCACGGTCGCCATCAAGGCCGATTACCAGATTTACGACGATCACCGCAAGATTGGTGAAAAGCCGCTGGATAACGACAAGTTCCAGATCACACTCGGCTTCGTATACTAG
- a CDS encoding tetratricopeptide repeat protein — protein MLSKEAGELFAKGLESIGHDHLYLARTCFEQAMELEKCPEVCSYLALCRAKTRGQFSEAIALAKEAVDDAPGNSALYLNLGRIYLLAGDKESALDILRKGMQFDNNPDILKELEIHGNRKPPLFPALKRNHPLNKYLGMLLSRLGLR, from the coding sequence ATGTTATCGAAAGAAGCAGGGGAATTATTCGCCAAAGGGTTGGAATCTATCGGGCACGACCATCTCTACCTTGCCCGCACTTGCTTTGAGCAGGCGATGGAGCTGGAGAAGTGCCCGGAGGTCTGCTCCTACCTCGCCTTATGCCGGGCAAAAACGCGCGGCCAATTCAGCGAGGCGATCGCCCTGGCCAAAGAGGCGGTTGACGATGCGCCGGGAAACTCCGCTTTGTATTTGAACCTGGGGAGGATCTACCTCTTGGCGGGAGACAAGGAAAGCGCCCTGGATATCTTGCGCAAAGGAATGCAGTTTGATAATAACCCGGACATTCTCAAGGAACTTGAGATCCACGGCAACAGAAAACCTCCGCTCTTCCCCGCGCTGAAGAGAAACCACCCCCTGAACAAGTATCTCGGTATGCTGCTTTCACGGCTGGGCTTGCGATAG